GTAAATCAGTACAATACCCAGCCAAAAGGAGGGTATGGATGAACCTAATAAAGAAAAAAGTCTTATGATATGATCAAATACAGTATTTTTGTAAAAACAAGAAATAATCCCAACAGGTATGGAGATGAAAAGCATCACCAAAAATCCAGCTATTGTAAGCTCAATTGTAGCAGGCAGTTTGTTTAATAATTCCTCCAATACCGGTCGACCTGTTCTGTAGGAAATACCTAGATCCCCCCTTGAAACTTGTTTCACCCAATCTTTGTACTGCATAATAAAGGACAAATCCAGACCCAGGTCCTTACGTGTTTCTTCAATAATTCTTTTTTCTGGTTCAATTCCTCTTGATATTAATACTAGCTCTGCTGGATCTCCCGGCGTAATGTAGGTCATTAAAAAAGTTAATATTGAAACACCTATTAAAACCAAGAACATATAGCTAATTCTTTTTAAAATGTAGCTTTTCATTTTTCACCTTCCTTAACTAACCACCGCCACCAACTGTCTTGTATACTCATATCGATCTTTGCTCATGATTTGATTGCTCATAAATTCATCTACAATAAGATAAAATGAATGCATAATAAATCCTCTCATTGTCCTTAATAGATTATATTGTTTCCCTCACAATCTTCAGCATTAAAATAAGTACAAAAACCATGAAGGAAAAACTCCCTTTTTAGTAATTTCATTAGCCTTCATGGCTGCATTATAGAAGATCATCTTCTTATTTGTATGTTAAGGTTTCATATCTTTACCAATGTGCTCTAAAAACATAAAAAAGTCTCTTAGTATTGAATACCAAGAGACTTCCCCATCTAAAGTCACCAAATTTATTTACAGCAGAAATTGATCCCCTTTCTATCTGAACATCATCAATTTAAGGCAGGTCTCCTGACTCACGGTTCATACGCCTCTTCGCCTTCCCAGGTTTCATACCCAGTGGCTTTTTGAAGACTTGTCCCCGATTACAGTGGTGGGTCCGTGCTGGATTTCAACCAGCTTTCCTATTCTCCCTTTTTCAAAAGGGCACCTTAAATCTAGTTTTATTAAATTCTTATTATGTTCATGGTAGCACTTTATGTATAATTTTGTCAATAATAACTTGTATATTTTTTAACATATTTTCCTGCTATTCTGGTTTTCCATAGCAGACAATACCGCCGTCTTTGTCTACCCATAAGGCAGAGGTTCGGTATAAAATAACACCATCATATTCTGCATAATAGGTAGCCAGGAGATTGCTAAAGTAATCTCTGATTTCTCCTAGTTTTTGACCTTCTTTCACTTCATCTCCTGCATCAACACTGGGGTACCAGCATCCTGCAACATCAGAATTCAAATAAATCAAATCCACCAAATCCTTTGGCTTGTTTTGAACTTCCGTCATAGGACCCTTTATTAATCCAAGATGTATTAAAATGTTATAGACGTCTTTTTTGTATAAATCTACCGTTTCTTGATCCCATATACCACTACAGCCTCGTTCCATCAATATACTAGGTGTCCCCTGTAGGCCACAATAGTTGTAAGCCCCTGTAGTGGCCATGGAGCGAACCATATATTTACAATCCATCACGCTTGCAGCGTTTCTAGCGATTTCAACTGCTTCTTCTGTAGAATTTCCTACATAGTATACATAAGGTGTTAACTGTTCATGGGCCTCTCCACCATGCATATCAATATAAAAGTCTGCCTGATTTTGAAATTCATTTACCTGCATATAGGCAATTTTATCGGCTAATGTACCACTTTTATTTCCCGGAAATACACGGTTTAAATTTTTTCCGTCCTCGGGGACAATGCTAGGTCTTCTGGCTTCAAACCCATTTTTATTTAAAGGGTGACAGATCATTAAACGGCCTTTTATATCCTCTGGTTGAACTTCCTTAGCTAATTCTATCGCTGTTTGAATCCCCGCATATTCACAACTATGCACACCACCAGTGATCAGCACAGTTTTTCCTTCTTCACAACCATTGATCAATGTTACAGGAATGACTGTGTCGGTGTCCATGACGGTTACAAAACCCTGTACTTTTATTCCTTTTTCAGTGCTTAAGTTTCCTACTTTTAGTAATGCCATATCCTCAACTCCCCTATGTATTTTCGTAAATATGTATCATAAATATAAACGTATCTAAGCATGCAAAGAGTCTCGTAACTCTACAGCCATCCATTTTTTGCTATAAAATCGTTTGAAGCAAAAAACATCCCCAGGGTTTAGTCTGCAATTAATACCATCCATGCTCCATATAGTTCAAATCCTAAAGGAAAACATAGCATCCAGGTTAGGGTGGGTCAAAACACCGCTATAATAGCTAATGAATGTAAGACCCTGTATTAAAAAGCTAAAATACTACTTCTTGTGCAACCTACCCACTTAGCAATGTGTTGATAATGAATTTCATTTACTTAATGATTATATACTATTTATACACGTATGTAAATAATTGCATATATCTATCTACACAAAATTTTTTATGTAAAAGCTTATCCCTTTTCTATACTACCGAAGCAATCCTTCTAACTTCTTCATACTTTCTACAGGCAACGCTAACATATTGATTCACCTTTACCAAATGGGGTTTTTCTTCTAAACATCTTCTTGATTTATTTAGGCACCCTTCTGCAAACACACATCCCTTTGTACCGTTAAATGCCCTATCTATCTTTCTATTCACTTCAATTCTCTTATCAAAGTTTTTAATGGAAAATACTGAATCTAAGAGCATGCGGGTGTATGGATGTCTTGCCTCGCTAAGAAGATTTTGTCCTTCCAGCACCTCGACAATTTCTCCTAAATACATAACATATATCTTATCACATATGCTTTCTGCTAGGGCTAAATCATGTGTGATAAATATAGATGAAAAATTTGTCTTTTTCTTTAAATCTATGAGAAGCGCTATAATCTGTTTTTGTATGGATACATCAAGAGCAGAGGTACATTCATCACATAGGATAATATCTGGTTCAAGACCAATGGCCCTGGCTATAACTACTCTTTGAAGTTCTCCGCCACTTAATTCATTGGGATATTTTTTCATGTAATCTTTACTAAGACCCACCTTCTCTAACAATACCTCAGCATATTGATATGCCTTCTTTTTGCTCATTATTTTAAAATTAACAAAGGGCTCAATTAAATAGGCCCCTATTTTCATTCTTGGACTAAATGTGCCTAGAGGATCTTGAAATATCATCTGTACATTTTTATAGTACATTTTAGTAGATTTTTTAGGAAGAGCTGTTATATCTTCTCCTCTGTAAATGATCTTGCCTTCTGAAGGAGCAGTTAGCTGAGCGATTATTCTAGCAAGTGTACTCTTACCACAACCACTTTCTCCAACGATACCTATGCATTCTCCTTTTCCTAAGGCAATATTTACATTATTCATAGCCTTCATGGTTTTACCATTATTATCGCTAAAAACTTTATGAATATTTTCTAACTGAAGTATTATATCTCTCTCCATCACTAGAATCCTTTCAGTTCAGGTATCGTTTGCAACAATGTCCTGGTATATTCGGCTTTAGGTTCTAAAATAATCTGCGACTTATTGTCACACTCTACTACTTTTCCGTCATGCATCACCACAATTCTATCTGCTATGTATGCAGCAAAGCCTATATTATGTGTAATCATTACAATGCTAGTTTTGAATTTATCCCTAAGATCCAACAGTTCATTAGCTATCTGGGTTTGTGTTATTACATCAAGGGCGCTGGTTGGCTCATCAGCTAAAATAAGTTTTGGCTCCATCGCCATGGCCATAGCAATAGCAACTCTTTGCTTCATACCACCACTTAATTGATAGGGATAAGAATTCATCATCCTATCCCCATCATCAAGACCCATTTTTTCTAGGGTATCTTTAGCTTTTTTTACTGCCTGAGCCTTAGAAATATCTCTATGACTTCTGATACTTTCTATAAATTGCTTTCCTATTTTCATAATAGGGTTCAAGTAAGAACCAGGATTTTGAAAAATCATGGCTATTTCATTACCACGAAGCTTCCTCCACTGCTCTTTATTGTATTTTCCTATATTTTCCCCACAGAATACTACTTCCCCAGAAACGATCTTAGCATTGGAGGAAAGTAGATTGATGATGGCTCTTACTAGGGTTGTTTTTCCACTTCCACTTTCTCCTACAATACCAATAATCTCTTGATCATTTACATCTATATTTATGTTCTCTATGGCATAGCCCCCACCGTCATACTGGACAGTAAGATTCTTAACTTCCAATAATTTATCCATTGATCTTTGAGCTCCATTCCAGTCATAGACTTCTAAAACCATTTCTACAACATCATTACTTTATCTTAACTCTATCATCGATATAGTATATTTCTGATATAAACCTGTGTACACCTTCTAGATTTTTTCTAGTTACTACTGTACCCTCTTGATAGTATAAGAATAAAGAAGCCACATCCTCCATAAGAACTTCTGATCCTTTTATTCCTAATCTATCTCTTTCCTCTTTATCAAAGGTATTCCCTAACGCATCACAAATCCTATCAAGCTCTGGATTACTGTAATTTCCATCATTTCCCGCACTACCTGTTTTATAGCTGGCTTCAAGGAAATATTGAGGATCTGCCGTTGGTGCAGAAGTCCATCTTTCCCATAGCAAATCAAAATCTCCTGCCGCTGCCATATTGGCATAGTTTTCTACCTGAATAACTTCAAGTCCTATTCCTATTTCTTTGTATTGGGCCTGCATAGCTGTGCCTATATTGTTGGCATCATTTCCATGGTTGGTTCTGGAAACAAATCTCAGTACAATATTTTCACCATCTATTTCTCTAATACCGTCTCCATTGGTATCGATAAATCCTGCCTTATCCAACAGCTTATTTGCCTTATCGGGATCATAAGGATAAGGATCATCCTCTGTATAACCAAAGGAAAGCATGTCATTAAAGGGTCCTTTAGCAGCCACACCATTGACTATTTGTGTAGCGTAGGTCTCTTTATCTATACCATGGGCAAGGGCTTGTCTAAATTCTAAACTCTGCATATAAGGTTTATCCATATTTAATCTTAATAAAAATATTCTTAGATTAGGTCCCTTCTGTACGATAAACTCATCATTATTCTCAAATAAACTTAAGTCCCTAGCCTGTATTTGGGTAGCCAAATCAATCTCACCTGATTGTAATGCCATAGTGCGGGTAGCACCATCAGGTATGTACTTTACATTAACTCTATCTACCCCAATATCTCCACGCCAGTGCTCTTCATGCTTCTCAAGAGTTAAACCAAGGTCTGAACCAAACTCAACCACTTTAAAAGCACCGGTGGCAATAGGCTTATATTTAAAATTTTCATCGTCAGCTACTGATGCATCAATGATGACATATACAGGATCTGCTAGATTGTTAAGCAACATAGGAAAAGGTGCTTCTGTTTTTATGGTTAGCTTTTGATCTTCTGCTGTAATAGATTCCACAAAGAATTTCACATCATCTCTATCGGATATCTTAAGGGCTCTTTCTAAAGAAGCTTTAACAGCCTCAGCATCTACAGGGTTGCCATTATGAAACTTCACCCCTTCCCTTATATCAAAAACCATGGTTCTATCATCAACCCATTGGTAAGACTCTGCAATCACAGGCTTCAAATTCATATCCTCATCAAATTGCACAAGATTTTCCCCTATACCACAACGGGTCAATGTCCAACCGTTCCATCCTTCCGTAGGCTCTATATTACTATCTAGCCAAAACAAAGCCATATTTAAGGTTTTAACCTCTTCAGCTTCATCTCCATTGCTACTTCCCACTTTAAGAGATTCTTCTTGTTTACTGCAAGCAATTAACATAAAACATAGCAATAGCATAAATACCCTCGTTAGAATTTTTTTCATTTCTACACTCCTCGTATGATTTAGTTTACTCGACTTGTGCAATTTTTTCAGTTATTTTGAGGGAAAATCAAATATATAAAGCGAAAGCATTTGAAAGTATTGCTACAACTCTTAACGACTGGAAATATTAAATCCGTTAAGAAATTCGCATGTTTGAACGTCAGTGAGTTTGCGAATTTTAGGATTTGATATTGAAAGGAGTTTTAGAGTTGTCAATACTTGAAACTAAATGAGCGTATATATTTGATTTTCACTTCTACATTAAATAATTGCACAACTCAAGTTAATTTATAGATGTTTGGGGTCAAGTAAATCTCTTACACTATCTCCCAATATATTAAATACCGCTACTACAATAAATATCGCTGCTCCAGGATAGATCAACAACCAAGGAGCCGTTTGAAGATAGGATCTACCTTCATTTAGCATATTTCCCCACTCAGGTATGGGAGGTTGTACCCCTAAGCCTAAAAAGGATAGACCTGCAATAGCCAGCATCATCCCCCCCACATCTAAGGCCAGTTGTACTACCAAAGGCGATATAATATTTGGAAAAATATAATGGGTGATAAGTTTTACCTTACCTGCCCCAGCCATTGTTGCTGCATGTATGTATTCTTTGTTTTTAACCGTCATAACCAAAACCCTTGTCAACCTAGCATACTTTGTCCACCAAATGACAGATAGTGCTAATATGGTATTTCTCATGCCAGGGCCCAAAATTCCTACGATAGCAATGGCAAAGACGATATCAGGAAAAGAAAGTACTGTATCTGCTATTCTCATGATGATGGTATCTATAGTACCTCCTGCCATACCAGCAACAGTACCCATCATCAATCCTAGAATGAAAATAATACTTAAAAGTAAAAAGGTAGTTCCAAGAGAAACCCTAGCACCGTAAAGCACTCTGGAATATATACATCTACCCACTTGATCGGTACCAAAGAGGTATTCACTGCTGGGTTTCTGTAAAATTTGAGAAAAATTAGTGTCTAAAGGATCATTAGGTGCAAGTATGGGAGCTATCATAGCTAATATAACCATGGAAATAGCTAGCAATAGCATTACCACAAAAACAATTTCTTTATTTTTTCTATTTTTCACTTACTTTTTCCCCTCCCTTCAAACTAATTCTAGGATCGAGAGTTTGTGTTATGATATCCACAATAAAATTGATGGTGACATAAATCAAAGTCATAAAAACTACATAGGACTGTAGTAAAGGATAATCCCTATAGGTTATAGCCTCTAAAGCCATAGACCCCAATCCTGGCCAAGAAAAAATATTTTCTACTATCACAGTTCCTCCTAAAAGTGATGCTATAGATAGCCCTAAAAGTGTAACGATTCCTAAAAGAGCATTGGGTAAGATGTGCTTGATTATTATTTTGCTTTCCTTTATACCTCTAGCTCTGGCTCCTATAACATAATCCTGAGAATACTGTTCTAATATCGCCTCCCTTATTTGTCTTATATATCTTCCCATCAATGGTATAGCTAAAGTCATAGCTGGCAGGATAACACTTTTAAGGGATGTTTGCTGGGTTATTTTAAACCAACGAAGCTCCACCACAAATACATACATCAACATAAGCCCCAGCCAAAAAGCAGGAATAGATATTCCCATAAGGGAAAGTCCCCTCACTATATAATCTAATACTGTATTCTTTTTAACAGCCGATAAGATGCCAAGGACAAAGGAAAAAAATATCAAAAACAATAATGAAGCAACAGCCAGCCTCACCGTCATAAAAATCCTTTGAGGCAGGATATCTGTTACCAATCCCCTTGTGAAATAAGAATAACCAAAATCCCCCCTCAGCAAATCCTTAAGCCAGTTTCCATACTGCATTATAAAGGGATCATTTAACCCCATCTCCTCCCTTGTCCTTTCCAACAGTTCCTGAGTAGGAACAATATCATGAGCTGTCAGCAGCATCTCAGCAGGATCACTTGGGCTGATATAGGTAAGACTAAAGGTAATCAAGGATGCTAACATCATAACACTCATTAACTGCAATATTTTCTTTAGCAAATTACTTTTTATCATATTCATTCACCATTTCATCCTATTTGAGATTTGAATCTCCTGTTCTAGTTTCTTTCCTGATTTTATAAGAAAGTTCTTCGTTATTTTAAGATCCTTCGCTATGCTCAGGATGACAAAATAAAAAAAGTCTCTTAGCATTAAATACCAAGAGACTTTCCCATCTAAAGTCACCGAATTTATTTACAGTAGAAATTCATCCCCTTTCTATCTGAACATCATCAATCTAAGGCAGGTCTCCTGACTTGCGGTTCATACGCCTCTTCCCCTTCCCAGGTTTCATACCCAGTGGCTTCATGAAGATTTGTCCCCGATTACAGTGGTGGGTCCGTGCTGGATTTCAACCAGCTTTCCTATTCTCCCTTTTTTAAGGGCACCTTAAATCTAGTACTATTAAGTTGTCATTAGGTTTATGATATCACTCGATGTATAATTTTGTCAACTATAACTTGTAGTTTTTTTAACACTCAGTACCGTTCTTCCAGTTTTCTACAGCAAGCAATACTATCTTCTTTCTCTGTTCATTAAGTATCTGTAGGATATGAAACATTTTTCCATGAAATATGCACCTTTATAAAAAACAACTTAGCTATCAACTTTGCGAAATTTTTTACGACAATTAGAACGCAAACCACTTAGTAAATAAAACTAAGTGGTTCGATTCTTTCGTCTTTTTATCTATTTTTTTATTTACATAACACAACCGCAATATCATTTACATTTGTTCCTGTTGCACCAGTTATAATCAAGTCTCCACTTGCCTTTAATGCATGATAGGAGTCATTGTTGTCTAAGTATATTTGCGGTGATATATTTGCTGATCTCATTCTTTCTGAAGTTTTTCCATCCACCATGCCTCCAGCTGCATCTGTTGGTCCATCTGTTCCATCCGAGCCTATAGAAAACAAGACAACATCTTCCATCCCTTCAATTCCTAATGATGCCGCTAAAGCTATCTCTTGATTTCTTCCACCTTTGCCCTTGCCTGTTAAATGTACTACAGTTTCTCCCCCAGCGATGACTGCACAAGGAGGCTGTAAAAATGTTCTACTGGTTTTACTATTTTTAATTTCTCTAGCAATAGAGGCCATAAATTTTCCCGCTTCTTTTGCTTCGCAATCCAGTGTAGAAGAAATAATTACTGGTTTGTATCCAAGCTTTTCTGCACTAGCAGCGGCAGCTTCGCATAAGGCGGTGACACTTCCAGTAACGACAGTTTCACAGTTTTCTACCTTTTTAGGTGTTTCAATATTTAATATCTTTCTTAAATGATCTGCCACCTGCAGCTTGTATTTTTCTACGATCCCTAGGGCTTCTTTTGATGTTGAACTGTCAGGATAAGCTGGTCCGGAAGCAATGGCATCTAGTCGATCTCCAACTACATCTGATAAAACAATAGCATAGATATTAGCTTTTCCACATTGAGAGGCAAATCTTCCTCCCTTCACAGCTGAAAGATGTTTTCTTATAGCGTTGATTTCAACAATATCTGCTCCGCAGGCTAACAGTTGATTTGTAATATCCATGATATCCTCAAGGGTTACTCCCTCCATTGGCTTCTCAAATAATGCTGACCCCCCTCCAGATATTAAGAAGATCACATGATCCTTTTCTGTTAGATTCTCAACTAATGCCAAAGCTTTACTAGCTCCTTTAATAGAGTTTTCATCTGGTACTGGATGTCCTGCCTCAATGATTTCAAAGCCTTCTATGGGACCCTTCGAATGATCATATTTTGTCACTACAACGCCCTTTGAAACCTTGTCGCCCAGTGTAGTTTTTGTAGCTTTTGCCATATTCCATGCAGCCTTTCCGATAGCAATAACAACGACATCTCCTGTAAAGCTCTTTTTTTCCAATGCTTTTATTACCGCTGCCTCTGGCAAAACAGATTTTATAGATTCATCTATTATCGTTAAAGCATCTTGTCTAATTGTATTCATTAGCATCCTCCTTGCCGTATAGGCCAATTTCATAATTTTTTATACCCCACTTAAGCCTTAAAACCCTTCATTCACATACTTTACTATGATTTTTACATTTTTCCACTTGCAAGAGTCTATAGTTTTTTATATACACTAGTCTACCCACTCCTTTTTATTTTCACTTGCAAGTTTCAGCATTCCTTGAAAAAAAATTATTAAAAAAGAAGCTTTCTATAAGGAAAGTTTCTTTTTAGCAATAAATCATTCTTCTAAAGACTATTTTACAAAAAATTTTCTTTATTTACCATTAAAATATAAGTATAAATTACAGTTTTTGTGTTAATAAAATTTATTGCATATCTTAATTGACTTATTACGGTTCTATCTTAGATATATTTTTTATACAGTAAACTACCTCTTCTATTGAAGGCACCGCAGGCGTCGCACCCTTCTTTGTCGTTGTTAAAGCACCAACCGCATTTCCAAAATCAACAAGATCCTCTACTTCAGCTATCGTCAAAGTTTTTAAGTCCTCCAGCGACAATCCTCTTAGTTTATAAAGTATGCCGCCAAGAAAGGCATCTCCTGCACCTGTAGTGTCAACTACCTTTACGTCATAGGTATGAAGTTTTCCAGTTTTGCCCTGATATCTATAATAAGTGCCAGCAGCGCCAAGTGTAACAAATATCAAACTGATTCCCAAGTCCTCCAGAATTTTTGTTCCTATATCAAGATCCTTTTCTTTTGTAATAAATACAAGCTCTTCCCATGAAATTTTTAGTACATCAGCATAGACTAATCCTCGCTTAATTTCACCTTCTGCCTCCTTTATAGACTTCCACAGAGGAGGTCTAAGATTTGGATCATAGCTGATAATCAACTGATTTTCTTTAGCAAGCTTCAAAGCGTTAAGGGTAGCACTTCTAGAAGGCTCATCGGTCAATGATATAGAACCAAAGTGAAAAATTCTAGAGCTTTTGATAATATCTACTGGCACATCCTCTGACATCAGCATCATATCTGCCCCCGGATTGCGATAGAAACTAAAAGACCTATCACCATCATCTGTCAAATGGACAAACGCCAGCGTAGTAGAAACATCTGGACTTGTCTTTAAACCTGAGGTATCTATTCTATTTTTTTGTAAACAGTTCTTTAAAAATTTTCCAAACTGATCATCGCCCACTTTACCAATAAAAGCTACATCTGCTCCCAACTTTGCCAAAGTAGTCAATACATTTGCAGGTGCACCCCCAGGGTTCCTTTCAAACAGTGGATAACCATTTGCGGAAGTTCCATAGGGAGTAAAATCTATGAGTAATTCCCCTAATGCTACTACATCAAACATAAGCACCACGATCCTTTTCGTTTTTATTCTTCGGCGTATTGCTAAGACGCCCACTTCTAGCTGAACAAATTAAGTGACTACCACAAAAGTTAAAGTACAAATTTTTGGCCATCTATTTATGAATGAAGTCTCATTTTATCTTAATGTTTCTATACCTACTCCCTTAAGGCTGAATCAACACTTTAATACTCTGCTTTCCAGAGATGACCGTATCGAGCCCCTTTGCATATTCATCCAGGCTAAATCTGTGGGAAATAAGCTTATCAACCTTCACAATGCCTTTTTCTAAAGCATTGATTGCCCTATCAAAACAGTGGGTCTGTGCAAACGAACCTATGATTTTATATTCATTCGCGAAAATTTCATAGGGACTTATGCTAATCCTATCT
The sequence above is drawn from the Clostridium formicaceticum genome and encodes:
- a CDS encoding M14 family metallopeptidase, yielding MALLKVGNLSTEKGIKVQGFVTVMDTDTVIPVTLINGCEEGKTVLITGGVHSCEYAGIQTAIELAKEVQPEDIKGRLMICHPLNKNGFEARRPSIVPEDGKNLNRVFPGNKSGTLADKIAYMQVNEFQNQADFYIDMHGGEAHEQLTPYVYYVGNSTEEAVEIARNAASVMDCKYMVRSMATTGAYNYCGLQGTPSILMERGCSGIWDQETVDLYKKDVYNILIHLGLIKGPMTEVQNKPKDLVDLIYLNSDVAGCWYPSVDAGDEVKEGQKLGEIRDYFSNLLATYYAEYDGVILYRTSALWVDKDGGIVCYGKPE
- a CDS encoding ABC transporter ATP-binding protein, producing MERDIILQLENIHKVFSDNNGKTMKAMNNVNIALGKGECIGIVGESGCGKSTLARIIAQLTAPSEGKIIYRGEDITALPKKSTKMYYKNVQMIFQDPLGTFSPRMKIGAYLIEPFVNFKIMSKKKAYQYAEVLLEKVGLSKDYMKKYPNELSGGELQRVVIARAIGLEPDIILCDECTSALDVSIQKQIIALLIDLKKKTNFSSIFITHDLALAESICDKIYVMYLGEIVEVLEGQNLLSEARHPYTRMLLDSVFSIKNFDKRIEVNRKIDRAFNGTKGCVFAEGCLNKSRRCLEEKPHLVKVNQYVSVACRKYEEVRRIASVV
- a CDS encoding ABC transporter ATP-binding protein encodes the protein MDKLLEVKNLTVQYDGGGYAIENINIDVNDQEIIGIVGESGSGKTTLVRAIINLLSSNAKIVSGEVVFCGENIGKYNKEQWRKLRGNEIAMIFQNPGSYLNPIMKIGKQFIESIRSHRDISKAQAVKKAKDTLEKMGLDDGDRMMNSYPYQLSGGMKQRVAIAMAMAMEPKLILADEPTSALDVITQTQIANELLDLRDKFKTSIVMITHNIGFAAYIADRIVVMHDGKVVECDNKSQIILEPKAEYTRTLLQTIPELKGF
- a CDS encoding ABC transporter substrate-binding protein → MKKILTRVFMLLLCFMLIACSKQEESLKVGSSNGDEAEEVKTLNMALFWLDSNIEPTEGWNGWTLTRCGIGENLVQFDEDMNLKPVIAESYQWVDDRTMVFDIREGVKFHNGNPVDAEAVKASLERALKISDRDDVKFFVESITAEDQKLTIKTEAPFPMLLNNLADPVYVIIDASVADDENFKYKPIATGAFKVVEFGSDLGLTLEKHEEHWRGDIGVDRVNVKYIPDGATRTMALQSGEIDLATQIQARDLSLFENNDEFIVQKGPNLRIFLLRLNMDKPYMQSLEFRQALAHGIDKETYATQIVNGVAAKGPFNDMLSFGYTEDDPYPYDPDKANKLLDKAGFIDTNGDGIREIDGENIVLRFVSRTNHGNDANNIGTAMQAQYKEIGIGLEVIQVENYANMAAAGDFDLLWERWTSAPTADPQYFLEASYKTGSAGNDGNYSNPELDRICDALGNTFDKEERDRLGIKGSEVLMEDVASLFLYYQEGTVVTRKNLEGVHRFISEIYYIDDRVKIK
- the nikC gene encoding nickel transporter permease, translated to MKNRKNKEIVFVVMLLLAISMVILAMIAPILAPNDPLDTNFSQILQKPSSEYLFGTDQVGRCIYSRVLYGARVSLGTTFLLLSIIFILGLMMGTVAGMAGGTIDTIIMRIADTVLSFPDIVFAIAIVGILGPGMRNTILALSVIWWTKYARLTRVLVMTVKNKEYIHAATMAGAGKVKLITHYIFPNIISPLVVQLALDVGGMMLAIAGLSFLGLGVQPPIPEWGNMLNEGRSYLQTAPWLLIYPGAAIFIVVAVFNILGDSVRDLLDPKHL
- the nikB gene encoding nickel ABC transporter permease encodes the protein MNMIKSNLLKKILQLMSVMMLASLITFSLTYISPSDPAEMLLTAHDIVPTQELLERTREEMGLNDPFIMQYGNWLKDLLRGDFGYSYFTRGLVTDILPQRIFMTVRLAVASLLFLIFFSFVLGILSAVKKNTVLDYIVRGLSLMGISIPAFWLGLMLMYVFVVELRWFKITQQTSLKSVILPAMTLAIPLMGRYIRQIREAILEQYSQDYVIGARARGIKESKIIIKHILPNALLGIVTLLGLSIASLLGGTVIVENIFSWPGLGSMALEAITYRDYPLLQSYVVFMTLIYVTINFIVDIITQTLDPRISLKGGEKVSEK
- a CDS encoding glycerate kinase type-2 family protein, which encodes MNTIRQDALTIIDESIKSVLPEAAVIKALEKKSFTGDVVVIAIGKAAWNMAKATKTTLGDKVSKGVVVTKYDHSKGPIEGFEIIEAGHPVPDENSIKGASKALALVENLTEKDHVIFLISGGGSALFEKPMEGVTLEDIMDITNQLLACGADIVEINAIRKHLSAVKGGRFASQCGKANIYAIVLSDVVGDRLDAIASGPAYPDSSTSKEALGIVEKYKLQVADHLRKILNIETPKKVENCETVVTGSVTALCEAAAASAEKLGYKPVIISSTLDCEAKEAGKFMASIAREIKNSKTSRTFLQPPCAVIAGGETVVHLTGKGKGGRNQEIALAASLGIEGMEDVVLFSIGSDGTDGPTDAAGGMVDGKTSERMRSANISPQIYLDNNDSYHALKASGDLIITGATGTNVNDIAVVLCK
- a CDS encoding carbohydrate kinase family protein gives rise to the protein MFDVVALGELLIDFTPYGTSANGYPLFERNPGGAPANVLTTLAKLGADVAFIGKVGDDQFGKFLKNCLQKNRIDTSGLKTSPDVSTTLAFVHLTDDGDRSFSFYRNPGADMMLMSEDVPVDIIKSSRIFHFGSISLTDEPSRSATLNALKLAKENQLIISYDPNLRPPLWKSIKEAEGEIKRGLVYADVLKISWEELVFITKEKDLDIGTKILEDLGISLIFVTLGAAGTYYRYQGKTGKLHTYDVKVVDTTGAGDAFLGGILYKLRGLSLEDLKTLTIAEVEDLVDFGNAVGALTTTKKGATPAVPSIEEVVYCIKNISKIEP